The Prosthecobacter algae genome includes a region encoding these proteins:
- a CDS encoding WYL domain-containing protein — translation MERALWWRGWIGRPDLVALFGISAAQASSDLQKYVELNPGAIVYQTSRKRYEATQGMACVLHTPRLTDGMGTFLQQGGVGMITGGNTLDGPHVSIVRAPRREVCPQVERRVFLAVAQGKKLCVKYHSVNSGRSDWRWLAPHAFGHDGLRWHVRAWSLEGGDYRDFVLGRISDSKWPEDLNPNELLPVDEDWNTEEELRYRINDRLSEAQQAALRLDYGTGAQGILKITCRRAMTQYVEAMLRVQMTGELPAHFMKDM, via the coding sequence GTGGAACGTGCCCTCTGGTGGCGAGGGTGGATAGGGCGTCCAGACTTGGTTGCCCTGTTTGGAATTTCGGCCGCACAAGCTTCGAGCGATCTGCAAAAATATGTGGAGCTCAACCCCGGGGCGATTGTTTATCAGACCAGCCGTAAACGCTATGAAGCAACTCAGGGGATGGCCTGTGTGCTGCACACTCCCCGTTTAACAGACGGCATGGGCACTTTTCTCCAGCAGGGTGGAGTGGGTATGATTACAGGGGGAAACACGTTGGATGGTCCACACGTTTCGATTGTTAGAGCCCCAAGGCGGGAGGTTTGTCCTCAAGTTGAGCGTAGGGTGTTCCTCGCAGTTGCTCAGGGGAAAAAGTTATGTGTGAAGTATCACAGTGTGAACAGTGGGCGTAGCGACTGGCGCTGGCTTGCTCCACACGCGTTTGGGCATGACGGTCTCCGCTGGCATGTCAGGGCGTGGTCCCTAGAAGGCGGTGATTACCGCGACTTCGTATTAGGTCGGATAAGTGACTCAAAGTGGCCAGAAGATTTGAATCCAAACGAATTGCTGCCAGTTGATGAAGACTGGAATACGGAGGAAGAACTCCGCTATCGTATCAACGACAGGCTCAGTGAGGCCCAACAAGCTGCGCTCCGGCTGGACTACGGCACCGGCGCACAGGGAATCCTCAAGATAACCTGCCGACGAGCAATGACCCAATACGTGGAGGCAATGCTAAGGGTACAAATGACCGGAGAACTTCCTGCGCACTTCATGAAGGATATGTGA